In Syntrophaceae bacterium, the following proteins share a genomic window:
- a CDS encoding thiolase family protein, whose protein sequence is MKRENDVVIVSAVRTPFGRFDGVLKTVLSMDLGVLALKEAVRRIGLDPAQVDEVYYGTCIPAEYAIYTNVPARQITLLAGFPESNISLTIDRACCSSMTAMRLGYRAIKSGDAEIVIASGAENMGNVPLIASAAKARWGSRLGHIELEDVLFELGYGRKGFAPVATDAGHVAVEYGVSREMQDEWAVGSHQKYFRAFKEGKFQVGDELMRIEIPQKKAPIVLEADESPRESLSLEKMASLKTVYGSPTVTAGNAPGLNSGASAVVLMSRKKADALGLKAMARIVACESGAGTPKYMACVPAQTIDKMFARTGDTIDGMNLIEINEAFAAVTLVSLKMLAKDDPAKWKALMGRANVNGGAIAIGHPVGASGARITMTMMYELMRRGGGRGVAAICGGLSQGEAILIEV, encoded by the coding sequence ATGAAAAGGGAAAACGATGTCGTGATTGTCAGTGCCGTTCGAACGCCTTTCGGCCGGTTCGACGGCGTTCTGAAAACCGTGCTCAGCATGGACCTGGGGGTTCTGGCCCTGAAGGAGGCCGTCCGCCGCATCGGGCTCGATCCGGCCCAGGTGGACGAGGTGTATTACGGCACCTGCATCCCCGCCGAGTACGCGATCTACACGAATGTTCCGGCTCGGCAGATCACGCTCCTGGCCGGATTTCCGGAGAGCAACATCTCCCTGACCATCGACCGGGCCTGCTGCTCCTCCATGACGGCCATGCGCCTTGGCTACCGGGCCATCAAGTCCGGTGACGCCGAGATCGTCATCGCCTCGGGAGCCGAAAACATGGGGAACGTCCCCCTGATCGCCAGTGCAGCCAAAGCCCGCTGGGGAAGCCGCCTGGGGCACATCGAACTGGAAGACGTCCTCTTCGAACTCGGGTACGGCCGGAAGGGTTTTGCCCCCGTCGCCACGGATGCGGGCCATGTGGCCGTCGAGTACGGTGTCAGCAGGGAGATGCAGGATGAATGGGCCGTGGGGAGCCATCAGAAGTACTTCCGCGCCTTCAAGGAGGGCAAGTTCCAGGTGGGCGATGAGCTCATGCGGATCGAAATCCCCCAGAAGAAGGCCCCCATCGTTCTCGAAGCCGACGAGTCCCCCCGGGAGAGTCTCAGCCTCGAGAAGATGGCCTCCCTGAAAACGGTTTACGGCAGCCCGACGGTTACGGCCGGGAACGCTCCGGGGCTTAATTCGGGGGCCTCGGCGGTGGTTCTCATGAGCAGGAAAAAGGCGGATGCCCTGGGCTTGAAGGCCATGGCACGGATCGTCGCGTGCGAAAGCGGAGCGGGGACACCGAAGTACATGGCCTGCGTGCCCGCCCAGACCATCGACAAGATGTTTGCCAGGACCGGCGACACCATCGACGGGATGAACCTGATCGAGATCAACGAGGCCTTTGCGGCGGTCACCCTGGTATCCCTGAAAATGCTGGCCAAGGACGATCCGGCGAAATGGAAGGCCCTGATGGGCAGGGCGAACGTCAACGGCGGGGCCATCGCGATCGGTCATCCCGTCGGCGCCAGCGGCGCCCGGATCACCATGACCATGATGTATGAACTCATGCGCAGGGGTGGAGGCCGGGGCGTGGCGGCCATCTGCGGAGGTCTGTCCCAGGGAGAGGCGATCCTGATCGAAGTGTAA